One genomic segment of Streptomyces showdoensis includes these proteins:
- a CDS encoding beta-ketoacyl-[acyl-carrier-protein] synthase family protein codes for MNRRVAVTGIGVVAPGGTGATAFWDLLSSGRTATRGITLFDPAGLRSRIAAECDFDPRAHDLDPELSEHADRYIQFAMVAAGEAVQDSGLDTAAEDPWRIGVSLGSAVGGTTRLERDYVLVSEGGRRWDVDHRAAGPGLHLAFSPSTLASIVAEQFGARGPVQTVSTGCTSGLDAVGYAFHTIEEGRADVCIAGASDSPISPITMACFDAIKATSPDNDDPEHASRPFDDNRNGFVMGEGAAVLVLEEYEHARARGAHIYCEIGGYATFGNAYHMTGLTGEGLEMARAIDSTLDQARLDPTGVDYVNAHGSGTRQNDRHETAAVKRSLGAHAYDTPMSSIKSMVGHSLGAIGAIEVAACVLALKHQVVPPTANYETPDPECDLDYVPRTARPRKLRNVLSVGSGFGGFQSAVLLTGTRGRTR; via the coding sequence GTGAACCGGCGCGTGGCGGTCACCGGCATAGGGGTGGTCGCTCCGGGCGGCACCGGGGCGACGGCCTTCTGGGACCTCCTCTCCAGCGGTCGCACCGCGACCCGCGGCATCACCCTGTTCGACCCGGCCGGACTGCGCTCCCGGATAGCCGCGGAATGCGACTTCGACCCCCGCGCGCACGACCTGGACCCGGAACTGAGCGAACACGCCGACCGGTACATCCAGTTCGCCATGGTCGCCGCGGGGGAGGCCGTCCAGGACTCCGGGCTCGACACCGCCGCCGAGGACCCCTGGCGCATCGGCGTCTCCCTGGGCAGCGCGGTCGGCGGCACCACCCGACTCGAACGCGACTACGTCCTGGTCAGCGAGGGCGGCCGACGGTGGGACGTGGACCACCGCGCGGCCGGCCCCGGACTCCACCTGGCGTTCTCGCCCAGCACGCTCGCCTCGATCGTGGCCGAACAGTTCGGCGCCCGCGGCCCCGTCCAGACCGTCTCCACCGGCTGCACCTCCGGCCTCGACGCCGTCGGCTACGCCTTCCACACCATCGAGGAGGGCCGGGCGGACGTCTGCATCGCCGGAGCGTCCGACTCCCCGATATCCCCGATCACCATGGCCTGCTTCGACGCCATCAAGGCGACGTCGCCGGACAACGACGACCCCGAGCACGCCTCCCGGCCCTTCGACGACAACCGGAACGGTTTCGTGATGGGCGAGGGCGCGGCGGTCCTCGTCCTGGAGGAGTACGAGCACGCCAGGGCCCGCGGTGCGCACATCTACTGCGAGATCGGCGGCTACGCCACCTTCGGCAACGCGTACCACATGACCGGGCTGACCGGCGAGGGCCTGGAGATGGCCCGCGCCATCGACAGCACCCTCGACCAGGCCCGGCTCGACCCCACCGGCGTCGACTACGTCAACGCGCACGGCTCGGGCACCCGGCAGAACGACCGGCACGAGACCGCCGCGGTCAAGCGGTCCCTGGGCGCGCACGCCTACGACACCCCCATGAGCTCCATCAAGTCCATGGTGGGCCACTCGCTCGGCGCGATCGGCGCGATCGAGGTCGCCGCCTGCGTCCTCGCCCTGAAGCACCAGGTGGTCCCGCCGACCGCCAACTACGAGACCCCCGACCCCGAGTGCGACCTGGACTACGTACCGCGCACCGCCCGCCCCCGGAAGCTGAGGAACGTGCTCTCCGTCGGCAGCGGATTCGGTGGCTTCCAGTCGGCCGTGCTCCTGACCGGGACGCGCGGGAGGACACGATGA
- a CDS encoding cupin domain-containing protein: protein MLKRHHRIVDLSETEPNRRRGGDLRAMLTPATVGSTSGFMGLAIIQPGERIGEHYHPYSEEFVYVVSGSLEVDLDGEAHPLRPDQGLLIPIDVRHRFRNVGDVEARMVFHLGPLAPHPSLGHVDTEESDSDTALAAAGPHLVVGDPPVPERSGAVE from the coding sequence ATGCTCAAGAGGCATCACCGCATCGTGGACCTGAGCGAGACGGAGCCCAACCGCAGGCGCGGAGGCGACCTTCGGGCCATGCTCACGCCGGCCACGGTCGGCTCCACCAGCGGCTTCATGGGCCTGGCGATCATCCAGCCCGGCGAGCGCATCGGCGAGCACTACCACCCGTACTCCGAGGAGTTCGTGTACGTCGTCTCCGGCAGCCTGGAAGTGGACCTGGACGGGGAGGCGCACCCGCTCCGGCCCGACCAGGGGCTCCTGATCCCCATCGACGTACGGCACCGCTTCCGCAACGTCGGCGACGTGGAGGCCCGGATGGTCTTCCACCTGGGCCCGCTCGCGCCGCACCCGAGCCTCGGCCACGTCGACACGGAGGAGTCCGACTCCGACACCGCGCTCGCCGCCGCGGGACCCCACCTGGTGGTGGGCGATCCCCCGGTGCCCGAGCGGAGCGGGGCCGTCGAGTGA
- a CDS encoding SchA/CurD-like domain-containing protein, which produces MTTPAQREEERRMTMTLPGRVSQSAFDGSRLRVILLLDLYEGAQQQFLEAYELMRRQVASVPGHISDQLCQSIENPSQWLITSEWESAPPFLAWVNSEEHVETVKPMHSCVRDTRSMRYSILRETGPRQQAVPESAPADTEVAARVGDGVARHALTFTVKPGSESKVAELLAGYQSPKAQVDETTRLRRTSLFMHGNRVVRAVEVEGDLLAALRHVARQPEVRAVEEAINPYLEQDRDLTDPESARVFFTRAALPAVQHVVASRPAPADLRRHALYYPAKEGRGMELARLLAHQDQAAAADPDSPVYSSTVFQRDDIVVRLVDSAGDLDRDPVAALGLTGPGKAAELERLLDGAAIGVEGSLETERNLNRLLSHADMLPVTDRSSTDS; this is translated from the coding sequence ATGACGACCCCGGCCCAGCGAGAAGAGGAACGCCGGATGACCATGACCCTTCCAGGACGCGTGTCGCAGTCGGCCTTCGACGGTTCGAGACTGCGGGTGATCCTCCTGCTCGACCTGTACGAAGGCGCCCAGCAGCAGTTCCTGGAGGCGTACGAGCTCATGCGCCGCCAGGTCGCCTCCGTCCCCGGTCACATCAGCGACCAGCTCTGCCAGTCCATCGAGAACCCCTCGCAGTGGCTCATCACCAGCGAGTGGGAGAGCGCCCCGCCCTTCCTCGCCTGGGTGAACAGCGAGGAGCACGTCGAGACCGTCAAGCCGATGCACAGCTGCGTCCGGGACACCCGGTCGATGCGCTACAGCATCCTCCGCGAGACCGGGCCCCGGCAGCAGGCCGTCCCCGAGTCCGCGCCCGCGGACACCGAGGTGGCCGCCCGGGTCGGCGACGGGGTGGCCCGCCACGCCCTCACCTTCACCGTCAAGCCCGGCTCCGAGTCCAAGGTCGCGGAGCTGCTGGCCGGGTACCAGTCGCCCAAGGCCCAGGTCGACGAGACCACCCGGCTGCGCCGCACCTCGCTCTTCATGCACGGCAACCGCGTCGTGCGCGCCGTCGAGGTCGAGGGCGACCTCCTCGCCGCCCTGCGCCACGTCGCCCGCCAGCCCGAGGTCCGGGCGGTCGAGGAGGCCATCAACCCGTACCTGGAGCAGGACCGCGACCTGACCGACCCCGAGTCGGCACGGGTCTTCTTCACCCGCGCGGCGCTCCCCGCCGTCCAGCACGTGGTGGCGTCCCGGCCGGCCCCCGCCGACCTGCGGCGGCACGCGCTGTACTACCCGGCCAAGGAGGGCCGCGGGATGGAGCTCGCCCGGCTGCTCGCCCACCAGGACCAGGCCGCGGCGGCCGACCCGGACAGCCCCGTCTACAGCAGCACCGTCTTCCAGCGCGACGACATCGTGGTCCGCCTCGTCGACAGCGCGGGCGACCTCGACCGCGACCCCGTCGCCGCGCTCGGCCTCACCGGGCCCGGCAAGGCCGCCGAGCTGGAACGCCTCCTCGACGGCGCCGCGATCGGCGTCGAGGGCTCCCTGGAGACGGAGCGCAACCTCAACCGGCTCCTCTCCCACGCCGACATGCTCCCCGTCACGGACCGCAGCTCGACGGACTCCTGA
- a CDS encoding FAD-dependent oxidoreductase — translation MNRFEADGEAGERTPVLIVGGSLVGLSTSLFLGRLGVPHVLVERHSGTSIHPRGRGNNVRTMEVFRTAGVERRIEEAASVLSGNNGILQTPSLVGDVGEWLFKEIDPGGGVARFSPAGWCLCSQNDLEPVLLERARELGGDLRFSTELMSFEQDAEGVTAQVKSRETGEHTTIRADYLVAADGPRSPIRERLGIGQTGPGDLFHNVSVTFLSRDLAAVVGDRRFIVCYLTNPDADGALLPVDNEERWVFHAPWHPEHGETLEEFTDERCREHIRRAVGVPDLHVEITGRAPWHAAERIAERYADGRVFLVGDSAHEMPPTGAFGSNTGIQDAHNLAWKLSAVLGGWAGPGLLASYDAERRPVAEATSARASSRSVEHSHPGYTPGPEAGAGGPGGAGGPGGPGGPGGPGAGGGPGGRRGGVLNVALGYRYPQGAVHGADPTLPVVPDGLRLTGEPGSRAPHLWLNRAGTRLSTLDLYERTPVLLSGAAGTGGWHRAATELAEELAVPVASYRIGGGADAELSPVASDIDWAEVHGVGPDGAVLVRPDGFVAWRSEGPSEDPAAELRRVLKAVLDR, via the coding sequence ATGAACCGATTCGAAGCGGACGGCGAGGCCGGTGAGCGCACGCCCGTCCTCATCGTCGGCGGCTCGCTGGTGGGCCTGTCCACCTCGCTGTTCCTGGGGCGCCTCGGCGTGCCGCACGTGCTCGTGGAGCGCCACTCGGGCACCTCGATCCACCCCCGGGGGCGCGGCAACAACGTGCGCACCATGGAGGTGTTCCGGACGGCCGGGGTCGAGCGGCGCATCGAGGAGGCCGCGTCGGTCCTGTCGGGCAACAACGGCATCCTGCAGACCCCGAGCCTGGTGGGTGACGTCGGCGAGTGGCTGTTCAAGGAGATCGACCCGGGTGGCGGGGTGGCCCGGTTCAGCCCGGCCGGCTGGTGCCTGTGCAGCCAGAACGACCTGGAGCCGGTGCTGCTGGAGCGGGCCCGTGAGCTGGGCGGGGACCTGCGGTTCTCGACCGAGCTGATGTCCTTCGAGCAGGACGCCGAAGGGGTGACCGCGCAGGTCAAGAGCCGGGAGACGGGCGAGCACACGACCATCCGGGCGGACTATCTCGTCGCGGCGGACGGCCCGCGCAGCCCGATCCGCGAGCGCCTCGGCATCGGGCAGACGGGTCCGGGCGACCTGTTCCACAACGTGAGCGTCACGTTCCTGTCCCGCGATCTCGCGGCCGTCGTCGGCGACCGGCGCTTCATCGTCTGCTACCTGACGAACCCGGACGCCGACGGGGCGCTGCTTCCGGTGGACAACGAGGAGCGCTGGGTGTTCCACGCGCCCTGGCATCCCGAACACGGGGAAACCCTGGAGGAGTTCACCGACGAGCGGTGCCGGGAGCACATCCGGCGGGCCGTGGGCGTGCCGGACCTCCATGTGGAGATCACCGGCCGGGCGCCGTGGCACGCGGCCGAGCGGATCGCCGAACGGTACGCGGACGGGCGGGTGTTCCTCGTCGGCGACTCGGCGCACGAGATGCCGCCCACGGGGGCGTTCGGCTCCAACACCGGCATCCAGGACGCCCACAACCTGGCCTGGAAGCTGTCCGCGGTGCTGGGCGGCTGGGCCGGGCCGGGCCTGCTGGCGTCGTACGACGCGGAGCGGCGGCCGGTCGCGGAGGCGACGAGCGCCCGCGCCTCGTCGCGTTCGGTCGAGCACAGCCACCCCGGGTACACGCCGGGCCCGGAGGCGGGCGCCGGGGGGCCTGGAGGCGCTGGAGGCCCCGGGGGCCCTGGCGGTCCCGGGGGTCCCGGTGCCGGCGGCGGTCCCGGCGGGCGGCGGGGCGGCGTCCTCAACGTGGCCCTGGGGTACCGCTATCCGCAGGGCGCGGTCCACGGCGCGGACCCGACGCTCCCGGTCGTGCCCGACGGGCTGCGGCTGACCGGCGAGCCCGGGAGCCGCGCTCCCCACCTGTGGCTGAACCGGGCCGGCACCCGGCTCTCCACCCTGGACCTGTACGAGCGGACGCCGGTGCTCCTGAGCGGGGCGGCCGGCACCGGCGGCTGGCACCGCGCGGCGACGGAGCTCGCCGAGGAGCTGGCCGTGCCGGTGGCCTCGTACCGGATCGGCGGCGGGGCCGACGCGGAGCTGTCCCCCGTGGCCAGCGACATCGACTGGGCGGAGGTCCACGGCGTCGGCCCGGACGGCGCGGTGCTCGTGCGCCCCGACGGGTTCGTCGCCTGGCGCTCCGAGGGGCCGTCGGAGGATCCCGCGGCGGAACTGCGCCGGGTCCTGAAGGCGGTCCTGGACCGCTAG